A single genomic interval of Oceanithermus profundus DSM 14977 harbors:
- a CDS encoding GNAT family N-acetyltransferase — protein MVRPVRPEDLSGLLALLRWMDADPARRVLAPEARSEDELWWAADEGWVLELGERLAGYAALYPFRQGGALEGPLVQDADPAPLLERADREAVARGWHTLYAFPHEANQSLRAALQTWGYAPVHTSYFFTTPPRDLAYPPPEGVRIARVENLDPEVYCELYRRSEDAWSLRLGWSALELIEHFQRPDVHLWYAFEGDRPVGLVELETTPDTAEIAYLGVVPEARGRGVGRALLAAAADRAFDGGARELKVRAHDHEKAAIALYERLGFKLADAVVTYAKELG, from the coding sequence ATGGTACGGCCGGTGCGCCCCGAAGACCTGAGCGGTCTGCTCGCGCTGCTGCGCTGGATGGACGCCGACCCCGCGCGGCGGGTGCTCGCGCCCGAAGCCCGCAGCGAGGACGAGCTCTGGTGGGCCGCCGACGAAGGGTGGGTCCTGGAGCTGGGCGAGCGGCTCGCCGGCTACGCCGCGCTCTACCCCTTCCGCCAGGGCGGCGCCCTCGAGGGGCCGCTGGTGCAGGACGCCGACCCCGCGCCCCTCCTCGAACGCGCCGACCGCGAAGCGGTGGCCCGCGGCTGGCACACCCTCTACGCCTTCCCGCACGAGGCCAACCAAAGCCTGCGCGCGGCGCTGCAGACGTGGGGCTACGCCCCGGTGCACACCTCCTACTTCTTCACCACGCCCCCGCGCGACCTCGCCTACCCCCCGCCCGAAGGGGTGCGCATCGCGCGCGTGGAGAACCTGGACCCGGAAGTCTACTGCGAGCTGTACCGCAGGAGCGAGGACGCCTGGAGCCTGCGCCTGGGCTGGTCGGCGCTCGAGCTGATCGAGCACTTCCAGCGCCCCGACGTGCACCTGTGGTACGCCTTCGAAGGGGACCGCCCGGTGGGGCTGGTGGAGCTGGAGACGACCCCCGACACCGCCGAGATCGCCTACCTGGGCGTCGTTCCCGAGGCCCGGGGGCGCGGCGTGGGGCGGGCGCTGCTGGCCGCGGCGGCGGACCGCGCCTTCGACGGCGGGGCCCGCGAGCTCAAGGTACGCGCCCACGATCACGAGAAGGCGGCCATCGCCCTCTACGAACGGTTGGGGTTCAAACTCGCCGACGCCGTCGTGACCTACGCCAAAGAACTAGGCTGA
- a CDS encoding MgtC/SapB family protein, with translation MESSLTGLALATLVGFAVGLERERAKRERETGALGGVRTFALIGLLGGLVGVLGSGALALTGFLVVGALALWSLTRAPGATSEVAALVVYLLGLLAGEGQATAALFGGLVTLGLLTYRERLHRWSAQIGEETLEAAVLLALLWGVVWPLLPEGGYGPGGVLRPREVWLMVLLVAAANFAGFVLTRLWRERGLYAAALAGGLVSSTAVTVSMAARAREHPASWRTWAVAAGLATVLMYLRVLVWVALFAPALLEALAPALALWALVNLAACLLLARGAGGGGGFELKNPLGLGAALLFGGLYALIKLAAYAAGIWLGAAGVYAVAALSGLQDLDAITLSMARLFTQGGLEAGLAVRAILLATLVNNAVKATLGYLGHPRMGFALALALLPGALAAWAWMACCA, from the coding sequence ATGGAAAGCTCTTTGACGGGGCTGGCCCTGGCCACGCTGGTCGGGTTCGCGGTAGGGCTCGAACGCGAACGCGCCAAGCGCGAGCGCGAGACGGGGGCGCTGGGCGGCGTGCGCACCTTCGCGTTGATCGGTCTGCTGGGGGGGCTCGTGGGGGTGCTGGGTTCCGGCGCGCTGGCGCTGACCGGATTTCTGGTGGTGGGGGCGCTGGCGCTGTGGTCGCTGACCCGCGCCCCCGGGGCCACCAGCGAGGTGGCGGCGCTCGTCGTCTACCTGCTGGGCCTGCTCGCGGGCGAAGGGCAGGCGACCGCGGCCCTTTTCGGGGGGTTGGTGACGCTGGGCCTGCTCACCTACCGCGAGCGCCTGCACCGCTGGTCGGCGCAGATCGGCGAGGAGACCCTCGAGGCGGCGGTGCTGCTGGCTCTGCTGTGGGGCGTGGTCTGGCCGCTGCTGCCCGAGGGGGGCTACGGTCCGGGCGGGGTGCTGCGGCCGCGCGAGGTGTGGCTGATGGTGCTGCTCGTCGCCGCGGCGAACTTCGCAGGGTTCGTGCTCACGCGCCTGTGGCGCGAGCGCGGCCTCTACGCCGCGGCGCTCGCCGGGGGGCTGGTCTCCTCGACCGCGGTGACCGTGTCCATGGCGGCCCGGGCGCGCGAGCACCCGGCGTCGTGGCGCACCTGGGCCGTCGCCGCGGGGCTGGCGACGGTGCTGATGTACCTGCGCGTGCTCGTCTGGGTGGCGCTGTTCGCGCCGGCGTTGCTCGAGGCGCTGGCCCCGGCGCTGGCCCTGTGGGCGCTGGTCAACCTGGCCGCCTGCCTCCTGCTGGCGCGCGGCGCCGGGGGCGGCGGCGGCTTCGAGCTGAAGAATCCGCTGGGCCTGGGCGCGGCGCTGCTCTTCGGGGGGCTGTACGCCCTGATCAAGCTGGCGGCCTACGCCGCCGGGATCTGGCTGGGCGCCGCCGGGGTCTACGCGGTGGCCGCGCTCTCGGGGCTGCAGGACCTGGACGCCATCACCCTGAGCATGGCGCGCCTCTTCACCCAGGGCGGGCTCGAGGCGGGGCTGGCGGTGCGGGCGATCCTGCTCGCCACCCTGGTCAACAACGCCGTCAAGGCGACGCTGGGCTACCTGGGGCACCCGCGGATGGGCTTCGCGCTGGCGCTGGCGCTCCTCCCCGGCGCCCTCGCCGCCTGGGCGTGGATGGCCTGCTGCGCCTGA
- a CDS encoding SIS domain-containing protein — protein MRNLDAHEDYKVDERQLHRDLTGLVGSFPAPREAYPAPYGVVGFGEAWWPAELAHLWIPRLMTEGGTQFVLQGGLDLGAAAGAVAAAEASGARVVRVGFGDAVDVPVEPHPLSPYRYLRFLQEATGEAEAGTRVDRALEALAAGLAPEVPTEDNPAKFFAWNLIERIPVWVVSERYRGLAAALQQTFARIAGSLSIAPPPGSLEFFITALEARHEQGDPLAAVVVGEDERTRLAVEILETRVDTVLELPEPPAEGLIPEMMAAWYFVAWASYYLAILYGRNPADAEVLARLREEA, from the coding sequence ATGCGCAACCTCGACGCCCACGAGGACTACAAGGTCGACGAACGGCAGCTGCACCGGGACCTCACCGGGTTGGTGGGCAGCTTCCCCGCCCCCCGCGAGGCCTACCCCGCCCCCTACGGGGTGGTCGGCTTCGGGGAGGCCTGGTGGCCCGCGGAGCTGGCCCACCTCTGGATCCCCCGGCTGATGACCGAGGGCGGCACCCAGTTCGTGCTGCAGGGCGGGCTCGACCTGGGGGCGGCCGCCGGTGCGGTGGCCGCGGCCGAGGCCAGCGGCGCGCGGGTGGTGCGCGTGGGCTTCGGCGACGCGGTGGACGTGCCGGTGGAGCCCCACCCGCTCAGCCCTTACCGCTACCTGCGCTTCCTGCAGGAGGCCACGGGCGAGGCCGAGGCGGGAACCCGTGTGGATCGCGCCCTCGAAGCGCTGGCCGCGGGGCTGGCGCCCGAGGTGCCCACCGAGGACAACCCCGCCAAGTTCTTCGCCTGGAACCTGATCGAACGCATCCCCGTCTGGGTGGTCTCCGAGCGCTACCGCGGGCTGGCGGCCGCGCTGCAGCAGACCTTCGCCCGCATCGCCGGCAGCCTCTCCATCGCCCCGCCGCCGGGAAGCCTCGAGTTCTTCATCACCGCGCTGGAGGCGCGGCACGAGCAGGGCGACCCGCTGGCCGCGGTGGTGGTGGGCGAGGACGAGCGCACCCGCCTGGCCGTCGAGATCCTGGAAACGCGAGTGGACACCGTGCTCGAGCTTCCCGAACCCCCGGCCGAGGGGCTGATCCCCGAGATGATGGCCGCCTGGTACTTCGTCGCCTGGGCTTCGTACTACCTGGCCATCCTCTACGGCCGCAACCCCGCCGACGCCGAGGTGCTGGCGCGGTTGCGCGAAGAGGCGTGA
- a CDS encoding carbohydrate kinase family protein, with amino-acid sequence MRFFVIGDVSVDLMYFVDAMPGPGEETPAQRALIKPGGAAATVAANLASLGHKVALAARVGTGPFREAALVNLKRVGVDLSHLQEDEERPTSSILVFVIAGGERTMVSSASASRHLDAAAFKARALDQVDAVVVSAYALAGGPSREYTLKVLAAATKRRLPIFADLGTGAIRAAGEHLLEDLRGVDYLLMNQHELAALTGEASISGGVQRLRAYGIERAVVKLGALGSMVVTPETEALVEPHVVDDVIDSTGAGDAYTAAFAATVMEGRDLLEAARRANVAGALVATHVGAQGYLVRPEDLELAASSK; translated from the coding sequence ATGCGGTTCTTTGTGATCGGGGACGTCTCGGTAGACCTAATGTATTTCGTGGACGCGATGCCCGGCCCCGGAGAGGAAACGCCCGCCCAGCGGGCGCTGATCAAGCCGGGGGGCGCCGCGGCCACCGTGGCCGCCAACCTGGCGAGCCTGGGCCACAAGGTTGCGCTGGCCGCACGCGTGGGGACGGGCCCCTTTCGCGAAGCCGCACTGGTGAACCTCAAACGGGTCGGCGTGGACCTGAGCCATCTCCAGGAGGACGAGGAGCGGCCGACCTCGAGCATCCTCGTCTTCGTCATCGCCGGCGGCGAGCGCACCATGGTCTCGAGCGCCAGCGCCAGCCGCCACCTCGACGCCGCCGCCTTCAAGGCGCGCGCCCTCGACCAGGTGGACGCAGTGGTGGTCTCCGCCTACGCGCTGGCGGGCGGCCCCAGCCGCGAATACACCCTCAAGGTGCTGGCCGCCGCGACGAAACGGCGGCTTCCCATCTTCGCGGACCTGGGCACCGGAGCCATCCGCGCCGCGGGCGAGCACCTGCTCGAAGACCTCAGGGGCGTGGACTACCTGCTCATGAACCAGCACGAACTCGCGGCGCTCACCGGCGAGGCCTCGATCAGCGGCGGCGTGCAGCGGCTGCGCGCCTACGGCATCGAGCGCGCCGTCGTCAAGCTGGGGGCCCTGGGGTCGATGGTCGTCACCCCGGAAACCGAAGCCCTCGTGGAACCCCACGTGGTGGACGACGTCATCGACTCCACCGGAGCCGGCGACGCCTACACCGCGGCCTTCGCCGCGACGGTGATGGAGGGGCGCGACCTGCTCGAGGCCGCCCGCCGCGCCAACGTCGCCGGGGCGCTGGTGGCCACCCACGTGGGCGCCCAGGGCTACCTGGTGAGACCCGAGGACCTGGAGCTCGCGGCTTCCTCGAAGTAG
- the bshA gene encoding N-acetyl-alpha-D-glucosaminyl L-malate synthase BshA, whose protein sequence is MRIGLLAYGGLGGSGTVAAELAMGLAARGHVVVLVSSRRPFRLDAASGVRFVPVRAPDHAVLPGSLYGLAAAGALRTAAREHALEVVHTHYAVPHAASARLAELDLPVLHTLHGTDVNQLGLDPAFREVTARALARGRVTAVSRSLAEQARVVFGVTAEVVPNFVDADRFRPRPDRKARYVEAGEAMIVHASNFRPIKRTPDLVRAFAHLLRRGVRARLVFLGEGPERPEAARVARELGVRERVRFLPPTPHPEEVIGAADLFWLHSQEESFGLAALEALASGVPVVAARVGGLSEVVRDGETGRLVELGDVYGQARVSAELLANPDRLAAMRRAARADARRRFDPGAVVDRYLELYRAG, encoded by the coding sequence ATGCGCATCGGACTGCTCGCCTACGGCGGCCTCGGCGGCAGCGGTACGGTCGCCGCGGAACTGGCCATGGGCCTGGCCGCGCGCGGGCACGTCGTCGTGCTCGTCTCCAGCCGCCGCCCTTTCCGCCTCGACGCGGCGAGCGGCGTGCGCTTCGTCCCGGTGCGCGCCCCGGACCACGCCGTGCTTCCGGGCTCGCTCTACGGCCTGGCCGCGGCTGGGGCGCTGCGCACGGCCGCGCGCGAGCACGCCCTCGAGGTCGTGCACACCCACTACGCCGTCCCCCACGCCGCCAGCGCCCGTCTGGCGGAGCTCGACCTGCCGGTACTGCACACGCTGCACGGCACCGACGTGAACCAGCTGGGCCTCGACCCCGCCTTTCGCGAGGTGACCGCGCGGGCGCTGGCCCGCGGGCGGGTCACCGCGGTCTCGCGCTCGCTCGCCGAACAGGCGCGCGTCGTCTTCGGGGTCACGGCCGAGGTCGTGCCCAACTTCGTCGACGCCGACCGCTTTCGCCCCCGCCCCGACCGCAAGGCGCGCTACGTGGAGGCCGGGGAGGCCATGATCGTGCACGCCTCCAACTTCCGCCCCATCAAGCGCACCCCCGACCTGGTGCGCGCCTTCGCCCACCTGCTGCGGCGCGGGGTGCGGGCGCGGCTGGTCTTTCTCGGCGAGGGGCCCGAGCGACCGGAGGCCGCCCGGGTGGCGCGCGAGCTGGGCGTGCGCGAGCGCGTCCGCTTCCTCCCGCCCACGCCCCACCCCGAGGAGGTGATCGGGGCGGCCGACCTGTTCTGGCTGCACTCCCAGGAGGAGTCCTTCGGTCTGGCGGCGCTCGAGGCGCTGGCGTCGGGGGTGCCCGTGGTGGCCGCGCGCGTGGGCGGCCTCAGCGAGGTCGTGCGCGACGGCGAGACCGGCCGGCTCGTCGAGCTGGGGGACGTCTACGGTCAGGCGCGGGTCAGCGCCGAGCTGCTGGCCAACCCCGACCGCCTCGCCGCGATGCGCCGGGCCGCGCGCGCCGACGCCCGCCGCCGCTTCGACCCCGGGGCCGTCGTCGACCGCTACCTGGAGCTGTACCGCGCCGGCTAG
- a CDS encoding histidine phosphatase family protein, which translates to MGMLARFLDGAPPPTRLWLTRAGPVENPHGVLYSHPGLPLALEGLRAFEALAERLAEHAPAHVYAPDSRAEAEAARLLAERLGAPYTLEPALRERAWGTWEGLDFATVRRRWPELVERWKRDEAGFAPPGGESLEDVRRRARPLLEELRDRHPGEAVLIVGNCTVNRIALQLALPFLPLAQGLRFEQNYAELTELRFYGADGVLARLNG; encoded by the coding sequence ATGGGTATGCTGGCGCGCTTCCTGGACGGCGCCCCGCCGCCGACGCGGCTTTGGCTCACGCGTGCGGGGCCGGTGGAGAACCCGCACGGCGTGCTCTACAGCCATCCGGGCCTCCCGCTCGCCCTCGAGGGGTTGCGCGCCTTCGAGGCGCTGGCCGAGCGCCTGGCGGAACACGCCCCGGCGCACGTCTACGCCCCCGACAGCCGTGCCGAAGCCGAGGCGGCGCGGCTCCTGGCCGAGCGGCTGGGAGCGCCCTACACCCTCGAGCCCGCGCTGCGCGAACGCGCCTGGGGCACCTGGGAGGGGCTGGACTTCGCGACGGTGCGCCGGCGCTGGCCCGAGCTCGTGGAGCGCTGGAAGCGCGACGAGGCGGGCTTCGCCCCGCCGGGGGGCGAGAGCCTCGAGGACGTGCGCCGGCGCGCGCGGCCGTTGCTCGAGGAGCTCCGCGACCGCCACCCCGGCGAGGCCGTGCTGATCGTGGGCAACTGCACCGTCAACCGCATCGCCCTCCAGCTGGCCCTCCCCTTCCTGCCGCTCGCGCAAGGCCTGCGCTTCGAGCAAAACTACGCCGAGCTCACCGAGCTGCGCTTCTACGGTGCGGACGGCGTGCTGGCGCGCCTGAACGGCTGA
- a CDS encoding diacylglycerol/lipid kinase family protein: MDPAVIIVNPAAGRGRVGGQLARIQAWVRRWAPEAPVWVTEGPGHASELTRRAPPDARVVAVGGDGTAHEVVRALGPGQVLGLVPVGSGNDIARMAGLRRVGLERALATALWGGIVRYDRGVVDGEPFASSATAGLDAAVARRAFAAPRYLRGLPRYLWALAAELRGLALPEVRVEVDREEVYAGPMLLAAVMNSATYGGGFPIAPMARPDDGRLELVWAGAFTRLGVLGILPRLLAGRHLGHPRIGHRSGVRFRLRFDRPVPIQADGEVLPERSDFEVVLEPAALPIAADPGAREGTPAREEARPVTAMPEPTV, translated from the coding sequence ATGGACCCCGCGGTCATCATCGTGAACCCCGCGGCCGGGCGCGGCCGGGTCGGGGGGCAGCTGGCGCGCATCCAGGCCTGGGTGCGCCGCTGGGCGCCCGAGGCGCCCGTCTGGGTCACCGAAGGCCCGGGCCACGCCAGCGAGCTGACCCGACGGGCCCCGCCGGACGCGCGGGTGGTGGCCGTGGGCGGCGACGGCACCGCCCACGAGGTGGTGCGGGCCCTGGGCCCTGGCCAGGTGCTGGGGCTGGTGCCCGTGGGTTCGGGCAACGACATCGCGCGCATGGCGGGGCTGCGCCGCGTCGGGCTCGAGCGGGCCCTGGCCACCGCGCTCTGGGGCGGGATCGTGCGGTACGACCGCGGGGTCGTCGACGGGGAACCCTTCGCCTCCAGCGCCACCGCCGGACTCGACGCCGCGGTGGCGCGCCGCGCCTTCGCCGCGCCCCGCTACCTGCGGGGCCTGCCGCGCTACCTCTGGGCGCTGGCCGCGGAGCTGCGCGGGCTGGCGCTGCCCGAGGTGCGCGTCGAGGTCGACCGCGAGGAGGTCTACGCGGGCCCGATGCTGCTCGCCGCGGTGATGAACAGCGCCACCTACGGCGGGGGCTTTCCTATCGCCCCGATGGCGCGGCCCGACGACGGGCGGCTCGAGCTCGTCTGGGCGGGCGCCTTCACCCGCCTGGGGGTGCTGGGCATCCTGCCGCGGCTGCTCGCGGGGCGCCACCTCGGCCACCCCCGGATCGGCCACCGCTCCGGGGTGCGCTTTCGCTTGCGCTTCGACCGGCCGGTGCCGATCCAAGCGGACGGCGAGGTCCTTCCGGAACGGTCGGACTTCGAGGTCGTGCTCGAGCCCGCGGCCCTGCCGATCGCCGCCGACCCCGGCGCCCGCGAGGGCACGCCGGCGCGGGAGGAGGCGCGGCCGGTCACGGCCATGCCCGAACCCACCGTCTAG
- the hisB gene encoding imidazoleglycerol-phosphate dehydratase HisB encodes MRQAKIERITRETEVRLTLDLDGPTGGKIASGLPFLDHMLEQLVRHGRFRLDLDARGDLEVDVHHLVEDVGIALGMALERALGDRVGLERYASAFAPMDETLVHVVLDFSGRPYLAFAPESAGVEGAAGGVNVYHLREFLRGLVNHAGLTLHLRVLAGREAHHVIEASFKALARALHAATRVTRDDLPSSKGVL; translated from the coding sequence ATGCGGCAAGCGAAGATTGAACGGATCACGCGCGAGACCGAGGTGCGCCTGACGCTGGACCTCGACGGGCCCACGGGCGGGAAGATCGCCAGCGGCCTGCCCTTCCTCGACCACATGCTCGAGCAGCTCGTCCGCCACGGGCGTTTCCGGCTCGACCTCGACGCCCGCGGCGACCTCGAGGTGGACGTGCACCACCTCGTCGAAGACGTCGGCATCGCCCTCGGCATGGCGCTGGAGCGCGCCCTCGGCGACCGCGTCGGTCTCGAGCGTTACGCCAGCGCCTTCGCCCCCATGGACGAGACGCTGGTGCACGTCGTGCTCGACTTCTCGGGCCGCCCTTACCTGGCCTTCGCGCCCGAGTCGGCGGGCGTCGAGGGCGCGGCCGGCGGGGTCAACGTCTACCACCTGCGCGAGTTCCTGCGCGGGCTGGTCAACCACGCCGGGCTCACCCTGCACCTGCGCGTGCTCGCCGGGCGCGAGGCGCACCACGTCATCGAGGCTTCCTTCAAGGCCCTGGCGCGCGCGCTCCACGCGGCCACGCGCGTGACCCGCGACGACCTGCCCAGCAGCAAGGGCGTGCTCTAG
- a CDS encoding pyridoxal phosphate-dependent aminotransferase, which produces MKAFKPHLLALPDYPYTARQALIKLDQNESPYGLPPELKAELAARLEALPLNRYPEMHAESLAERIADFEGWPEAGVVVGPGSNTIITALVAASQRVLDVHPSFALYKHAAELLGTPYRAVPLEEGFALPVEALLAALAEEEPQGVFFLPNPHTPTGHFFMQDRVQVLCEAAAQHDWLMILDEAYYQFAPADLKRQALGQPHLGVLRTFSKAWGLAGARAGYLLASEEVARVVRHLLPPFGVPAPTALAVELALEHPGYVTEAVEKVRRERERVYLELKAHPTWTAYPSHTNFLLVRTPDAQAAFEGLLKRGILVRRQDHIPGLEGTIRVTIGTPVENDAFLQAAFELAKEEKEIADAASED; this is translated from the coding sequence GTGAAGGCCTTCAAGCCCCACCTGCTCGCCCTGCCCGACTACCCCTACACCGCCCGGCAGGCCCTGATCAAGCTGGACCAGAACGAGAGTCCCTACGGCCTGCCGCCCGAGCTGAAGGCCGAGCTGGCGGCGCGGCTCGAGGCCCTGCCCCTGAACCGTTACCCGGAGATGCACGCCGAGAGCCTGGCCGAGCGCATCGCCGACTTCGAAGGCTGGCCCGAGGCGGGGGTGGTGGTGGGGCCCGGCTCCAACACGATCATCACCGCCCTCGTCGCCGCCTCCCAACGCGTCCTGGACGTGCACCCCTCGTTCGCCCTCTACAAGCACGCCGCCGAGCTGCTCGGCACCCCCTACCGCGCCGTCCCCCTCGAGGAGGGGTTCGCGCTGCCCGTCGAGGCGCTGCTCGCGGCCCTGGCCGAGGAGGAGCCCCAGGGGGTGTTCTTCCTGCCCAACCCCCACACCCCCACCGGGCACTTCTTCATGCAGGACCGGGTCCAGGTCCTCTGCGAGGCCGCCGCCCAGCACGACTGGCTGATGATCCTCGACGAGGCCTACTACCAGTTCGCCCCCGCCGACCTCAAGCGGCAGGCCCTCGGCCAGCCGCACCTGGGGGTGCTGCGCACCTTCTCCAAGGCGTGGGGGCTGGCCGGGGCGCGCGCCGGCTACCTGCTCGCCTCCGAGGAGGTGGCCCGGGTGGTGCGCCACCTGCTGCCGCCCTTCGGCGTACCCGCGCCCACCGCGCTCGCCGTCGAGCTCGCCCTGGAGCACCCCGGCTACGTTACCGAGGCCGTGGAGAAGGTGCGGCGCGAACGCGAGCGCGTCTACCTGGAGCTGAAGGCCCACCCCACCTGGACGGCCTACCCCAGCCACACCAACTTCCTGCTCGTGCGCACGCCCGACGCCCAGGCCGCCTTCGAGGGGCTCCTGAAGCGGGGCATCCTGGTGCGGCGGCAGGACCACATTCCCGGCCTCGAAGGGACGATCCGGGTGACGATCGGCACCCCCGTCGAGAACGACGCCTTCCTGCAGGCGGCCTTCGAACTGGCCAAGGAGGAGAAGGAGATCGCGGATGCGGCAAGCGAAGATTGA
- the hisH gene encoding imidazole glycerol phosphate synthase subunit HisH: MRTLVIDYGSGNLRSAAKALEAAGYDVRVGDDPRDAAAAELLVLPGQGHFAQVAGNFRASGFEAAVREHLAAGRPFLGICVGLQLLFEGSEEAPGVPGLGFVSGTVRRFRARKVPHMGWNTLEVEEGPFADFDGRHFYFVHSYYAPVTEGSVGLARYEGTPFTALYLKGNVVAPQFHPEKSSRAGLAFLHALRRYFEEAASSRSSGLTR; this comes from the coding sequence ATGCGCACCCTGGTCATCGACTACGGATCTGGAAACCTGCGCAGCGCCGCCAAGGCGCTGGAGGCCGCGGGCTACGACGTGCGCGTCGGCGACGACCCCCGCGACGCCGCTGCCGCCGAGCTGCTGGTGCTCCCGGGGCAGGGGCACTTCGCCCAGGTCGCCGGCAACTTCCGGGCTTCGGGTTTCGAGGCGGCGGTGCGCGAACACCTCGCCGCCGGCCGGCCCTTCCTGGGCATCTGCGTAGGGTTGCAGCTCCTCTTCGAGGGGTCCGAGGAGGCCCCGGGCGTTCCCGGACTCGGCTTCGTTTCCGGCACCGTGCGCCGTTTCCGCGCGCGTAAGGTGCCCCACATGGGCTGGAACACGCTCGAGGTGGAGGAGGGACCCTTCGCGGACTTCGACGGCCGCCACTTCTACTTCGTCCACTCCTACTACGCGCCGGTCACCGAGGGCAGCGTCGGGCTCGCCCGCTACGAGGGGACGCCGTTCACCGCGCTCTACCTGAAGGGGAACGTGGTGGCGCCGCAGTTCCACCCCGAGAAGAGCAGCCGCGCCGGGCTGGCCTTCCTGCACGCCCTCAGGCGCTACTTCGAGGAAGCCGCGAGCTCCAGGTCCTCGGGTCTCACCAGGTAG